Proteins from a genomic interval of Longimicrobium sp.:
- a CDS encoding DASS family sodium-coupled anion symporter: protein MRNEIEAGPDPVGPPDARTGGAPGAAVNEPATASTRVQRIGLLLGPAAFAVLVMLPAPQGLDAPGWRVAAVAAWMGVWWVSEALPLAMTALLPLLLFPLVGARAVDEAAAPYADPVVFLFLAGFMLAAAMQRWGLHRRIALVLVRATGTRPTGLVAGFMIATAFISMWVNNTATVLMVLPIALSVIELVKQCAADEPNFPPAVLLGVVYAAAIGGLGTLIGTPPNALLAGFLAKTYEVEIGFLQWMQVGVPLVLVLLPLTWLLLTRVVLPLGRAEVEGGRELIAREIASLGPVSRAEWTVAIVFLLTDALWIARPALGRWVPGLSDAGIAVAGAVVLFALPAARGTRVLDWETVARLPWDVLLLFGGGLSLAAGIAGTGLAGWIGDALSGVGGWPPLAVAVAVAAFLVALSKVASNTAAAVTFLPVIAALAVGIGEGPVLLTTVATLAASGGFILPVASPPNAIAYGTGYVTTAQMARGGAWMDAVFAFVVPLLAYALVGWFFLP, encoded by the coding sequence GTGCGCAACGAGATCGAAGCGGGACCGGACCCCGTCGGGCCGCCGGATGCCCGGACGGGCGGGGCACCGGGTGCCGCGGTGAACGAGCCCGCGACGGCATCGACACGGGTGCAGCGGATCGGGCTCCTGCTGGGTCCGGCCGCGTTCGCGGTCCTGGTGATGCTACCCGCCCCGCAGGGCCTGGACGCGCCCGGGTGGCGAGTAGCGGCCGTCGCCGCGTGGATGGGCGTGTGGTGGGTGTCGGAAGCGCTCCCGCTCGCGATGACGGCGCTCCTCCCCCTCCTCCTCTTTCCCCTGGTGGGCGCGCGCGCCGTGGACGAGGCGGCGGCTCCGTACGCGGACCCCGTGGTCTTTTTGTTCCTCGCCGGCTTCATGCTCGCGGCCGCCATGCAGCGGTGGGGGCTGCACCGGCGCATCGCGCTCGTGCTGGTGCGCGCCACGGGCACCCGTCCCACCGGGCTGGTGGCGGGGTTCATGATCGCCACGGCGTTCATCAGCATGTGGGTGAACAACACCGCCACCGTGCTGATGGTGCTTCCGATCGCCCTGTCGGTGATCGAGCTGGTGAAGCAGTGCGCCGCCGACGAGCCCAACTTTCCCCCGGCGGTCCTGCTGGGCGTCGTCTACGCCGCGGCCATCGGCGGGCTCGGCACCCTGATCGGAACACCGCCCAACGCGCTCCTGGCCGGCTTTCTCGCGAAGACGTACGAGGTGGAGATCGGATTCCTGCAGTGGATGCAGGTGGGCGTTCCCCTCGTGCTGGTCCTTCTCCCGCTCACCTGGCTCCTCCTCACCCGCGTGGTGCTTCCCCTGGGCCGCGCGGAGGTCGAGGGCGGCCGCGAGCTGATCGCCCGCGAAATCGCGTCGCTCGGGCCGGTTTCCCGGGCGGAATGGACGGTCGCGATCGTCTTTCTCCTCACCGACGCGCTGTGGATCGCGCGCCCGGCACTCGGCCGGTGGGTGCCCGGGCTTTCCGACGCCGGGATCGCGGTGGCCGGCGCGGTGGTTCTCTTCGCGCTCCCCGCCGCGCGGGGAACGCGCGTGCTCGACTGGGAAACCGTGGCGCGGCTTCCCTGGGACGTGCTCCTCCTGTTCGGGGGAGGGCTGAGCCTGGCCGCGGGAATCGCCGGGACGGGGCTTGCCGGCTGGATCGGCGACGCGCTGTCCGGGGTGGGTGGGTGGCCGCCGCTGGCCGTGGCGGTTGCCGTGGCGGCCTTCCTGGTGGCGCTGAGCAAGGTAGCGAGCAACACGGCCGCCGCGGTCACCTTCCTCCCGGTGATCGCCGCCCTCGCCGTGGGCATCGGTGAGGGCCCCGTACTGCTGACGACGGTGGCGACACTGGCGGCGAGCGGCGGCTTCATCCTTCCCGTGGCGTCACCCCCCAACGCGATCGCCTACGGCACCGGCTACGTGACCACTGCCCAGATGGCCCGCGGCGGGGCGTGGATGGACGCGGTGTTCGCGTTCGTCGTCCCGCTGCTCGCGTACGCCCTCGTCGGCTGGTTCTTCCTTCCCTGA
- a CDS encoding universal stress protein, with product MSIRKLVVGVGGVHEPDAVLPDAGALATRAGLPLEVVHAFDVSDPFVDTYLRFSTIPGDPLLHYAEGLQARLEGQLGGLAGECEVHCRAEAGQASAVLHEATCGGDCLLVVGPTRRGRVGAALLGTTAQRVLHGARTPVLVLHGELAPCPRVLFCVDVGSPGALAMVEGGLAVIRALCTKDTVEARVLLVVGLELDLPIPGLHERLASAARERLDAFLAELPEGVQVESVIRTGAPAREAVAEAAEWAAELVVVGSHGRTGAARALLGSVAEAIVRDAPCSVLVIPPE from the coding sequence ATGAGCATTCGAAAACTTGTCGTCGGGGTCGGGGGCGTTCACGAGCCCGACGCGGTGCTTCCGGACGCCGGGGCGCTGGCCACGCGCGCCGGGCTCCCGCTGGAGGTGGTGCATGCCTTCGACGTGTCCGACCCGTTCGTGGATACCTATCTCCGCTTTTCCACGATCCCCGGCGACCCGCTGCTGCACTACGCCGAGGGGCTGCAGGCGCGGCTGGAAGGACAGCTCGGCGGCCTGGCGGGTGAGTGCGAGGTTCACTGCCGGGCCGAGGCCGGCCAGGCTTCAGCCGTTCTTCACGAGGCCACCTGCGGCGGGGACTGCCTCCTGGTCGTCGGCCCGACGCGGCGCGGGCGCGTGGGGGCGGCGCTCCTGGGCACCACGGCGCAGAGGGTGCTCCACGGCGCACGGACGCCCGTCCTGGTGCTGCACGGCGAGCTCGCCCCCTGTCCACGCGTCCTCTTCTGCGTGGACGTGGGCTCGCCGGGGGCGCTCGCGATGGTGGAAGGGGGACTCGCGGTGATCCGCGCCCTCTGCACGAAGGATACGGTGGAGGCTCGCGTCCTCCTGGTGGTGGGACTGGAGCTGGACCTTCCGATTCCGGGTCTCCATGAGCGCCTGGCGAGCGCGGCGCGGGAGCGTCTGGACGCGTTCCTCGCGGAGCTCCCCGAGGGAGTCCAGGTAGAGTCGGTGATCCGGACCGGCGCTCCCGCCCGCGAAGCGGTGGCGGAGGCCGCGGAGTGGGCGGCGGAACTGGTCGTCGTGGGAAGCCACGGGCGTACCGGTGCCGCGAGAGCGCTCCTGGGCAGCGTGGCCGAGGCCATCGTGCGTGATGCGCCCTGCAGCGTCCTGGTGATTCCCCCGGAGTGA